The Microcystis panniformis FACHB-1757 region TATTCGTGATAATAAGATTTGGCTACAACAAAATTTAACGGAATTGAATCCAGCAGAGGATTTAATTTCAATGGGTGTTAAGAGGGAGGATATTGTTTTGGGACTGCAACCACCTTATAAACGGCCTTATACTAATTATGGTACTTAAAACAAATTCTCCTTGTCCCCTTGTTCCAAGGCAAAGCCTTGGAACACAATATCTAAGGCTCTGCCTTAAAGTAATGCTATAACTGTGGTGAGGTTGTTTTTAGTAGTGAAACGGCAGAAAAAATCAGAACTTTACTACAGCACAAGGCTCAACCCGACAAATCTATTCAAGTTGATGTTTTTGCCTATCAATAAACTCTAGGGATAAAAAACCAATGAAAGTATCAATCAAATCAGGGATAGCGGTTGTCGTCATTACCGGGATGATGGGATTATCGGGAGTCATGTTAAACCCAACGGTGGGACAGGTGATTTCTCAGGTTTCACCGCAAGATAAATTAGCCGAAGCTGAGAGGCTAACTCAGCAAGTTATTCAATTGTATCAGCAGGGGAAATACAACGAGGCGATTCCCCTAGCAGAACAAGCTTTAGCTATCAGCAAACAACAATTAGGAGACAACCATCCCCTAACTGCACAAAGTCTCAACAATTTGGCATTACTTTACTATTCTCAAGGAAGATATAGCGAAGCCGAACCTCTCTACAAACAGGCTTTAGCTATCTGGAAACAACAATTAGGAGACAACCATCCCCTTACCGTCGCCATTCTCAACAATTTGGCTGCACTTTACGAGTCTCAAGGAAGATACAGCGAAGCCGAACCCCTCTACAAACAGGCTTTAGCTATCAGGAAACAACAATTAGGAGACAACCATCCCGATACTGCCACCAGTCTCAACAATTTGGCAGAACTTTACCGTCTTCAAGGAAGATACAGTGAAGCCGAACCCCTCTACAAACAGGCTTTAACTATCAGGAAACAACAATTAGGAGGCAACCATCCCGATACTGCCACCAGTCTCAACAATTTGGCAGAACTTTACCGTCTTCAAGGAAGATACAGTGAAGCCGAACCCCTCTTGAAAGAAGCCTTAACTATCAGCAAACAACAATTAGGAGACAACCATCCCTCTACCGCCACCAGTCTCAACAATTTGGCATTACTTTACTATTCTCAGGGAAGATACAGCGAGGCCGAACCTCTCTACAAAGAAGCCTTGACTATCATTAAACAACAATTAGGAGACAACCATCCCCTAACTGCACAAAGTCTCAACAATTTGGCATTACTTTACTATTCTCAGGGAAGATACAGCGAGGCCGAACCTCTCTACAAAGAAGCCTTGACTATCATTAAACAACAATTAGGAGACAACCATCCCCTAACCGCCACCAGTCTCAACAATTTGGCAGGACTTTACGGAGTTCAAGCAAGATATAACGAAGCCGAACCCCTCTACAACAGGTCCTTAGCTATCAGGAAACAACAATTAGGAGACAACCATCCCGACACCGCTTCCAGTCTCAACAATTTGGCATTACTTTACAAGTCTCAAGGAAGATATAGCGAAGCCGAACCTCTCTACAAAGAAGCCTTGACTATCATTAAACAACAATTAGGAGACAACCATCCCCTAACTGCACAAAGTCTCAACAATTTGGCATTACTTTACTATTCTCAGGGAAGATACAGCGAGGCCGAACCTCTCTACAAAGAAGCCTTGACTATCATTAAACAACAATTAGGAGACAACCATCCCCTAACTGCACAAAGTCTCAACAATTTGGCAGAACTTTACCAGTCTCAAGGAAGATACAGCGAAGCCGAACCCCTCTATCAACAAGCTTTAGCCATCTGGAAACAACAATTAGGAGACAACCATCCCCTAACCGCCACCAGTCTCAACAATTTGGCAGGACTTTACGGAGTTCAAGCAAGATATAACGAAGCCGAACCCCTCTACAACAGGTCCTTAGCTATCAGGAAACAACAATTAGGAGACAACCATCCCGATACCGCCTCCAGTCTCAACAATTTGGCATTACTTTACAAGTCTCAAGGAAGATATAGCGAAGCAGAACCCCTCTACAAACAGGCTTTAGCTATCAGGAAACAACAATTAGGAGACAACCATCCCGACACTGCTTCCAGTCTCAACAATTTGGCAGAACTTTACAAGTCTCAGGGAAGGTACAAAGAAGCTGAACTCCTCTACAAACAGGCTTTAGCTATCTTCAAACAACAATTAGGAGACAACCATCCCCTAACTGGCACCAGTCTCAACAATTTGGCTGTATTTTACCAGTCTCAAGGAAGATACAGCGAAGCCGAACCCCTCTACAAACAAGCTTTAGCTATCAGGAAACAACAATTAGGAGACAACCATCCCCTAACCGCCACCAGTCTCGATAATTTGGCATCACTTTACGAGTCTCAAGGAAGATACAGCGAAGCCGAACCCCTCTACCACAGGTCCTTAGCTATCATTAAACAACAATTAGGAGACAACCATCCCGATACCGCCATCAGTCTCAACAATTTGGCTGCACTTTACAAGTCTCAAGGAAGATACAGTGAAGCCGACCCCCTCTTCAAACAAGCATTAGCTATCCATAAACAACAATTAGGAGACAACCATCCCGCTACCGCCACCAGTCTCAACAATTTGGCAGGACTTTACTGGTCTCAAGATGATATTCCTCAAGCCATTAATTATCTCAGCCAAGGACTTGCAGTAGAAGAATACAACCTCTCAGAAAATCTAAAAATGGGGGATGACAAGCAAAAACAAGATTATATGGCAAAGGTTTTAGGGACGACTAATTCGGTGATTTCCCTCAATCTTCAAGCTGCACCGAATAACCCAGAAGTAACCCGTCTCGCCTTGAAAACTATCTTAGAACGTAAAGGACGAATTTTAGATGTTTCAACCAATAGCTTACAAATTCTCCGA contains the following coding sequences:
- a CDS encoding CHAT domain-containing protein, with protein sequence MLNPTVGQVISQVSPQDKLAEAERLTQQVIQLYQQGKYNEAIPLAEQALAISKQQLGDNHPLTAQSLNNLALLYYSQGRYSEAEPLYKQALAIWKQQLGDNHPLTVAILNNLAALYESQGRYSEAEPLYKQALAIRKQQLGDNHPDTATSLNNLAELYRLQGRYSEAEPLYKQALTIRKQQLGGNHPDTATSLNNLAELYRLQGRYSEAEPLLKEALTISKQQLGDNHPSTATSLNNLALLYYSQGRYSEAEPLYKEALTIIKQQLGDNHPLTAQSLNNLALLYYSQGRYSEAEPLYKEALTIIKQQLGDNHPLTATSLNNLAGLYGVQARYNEAEPLYNRSLAIRKQQLGDNHPDTASSLNNLALLYKSQGRYSEAEPLYKEALTIIKQQLGDNHPLTAQSLNNLALLYYSQGRYSEAEPLYKEALTIIKQQLGDNHPLTAQSLNNLAELYQSQGRYSEAEPLYQQALAIWKQQLGDNHPLTATSLNNLAGLYGVQARYNEAEPLYNRSLAIRKQQLGDNHPDTASSLNNLALLYKSQGRYSEAEPLYKQALAIRKQQLGDNHPDTASSLNNLAELYKSQGRYKEAELLYKQALAIFKQQLGDNHPLTGTSLNNLAVFYQSQGRYSEAEPLYKQALAIRKQQLGDNHPLTATSLDNLASLYESQGRYSEAEPLYHRSLAIIKQQLGDNHPDTAISLNNLAALYKSQGRYSEADPLFKQALAIHKQQLGDNHPATATSLNNLAGLYWSQDDIPQAINYLSQGLAVEEYNLSENLKMGDDKQKQDYMAKVLGTTNSVISLNLQAAPNNPEVTRLALKTILERKGRILDVSTNSLQILRQRTDDLESQQLLTQLIEVRTQLSNLTFKKPDDFPSPEIYRQQLDEVTEKAKEIEGKIGVRSAEFRSLSQPITLEGIQKLIPADAALVEIVRYQPYNPKNDSFGIPRYAVYILYPNGDIKAKDLGEAKPIDDKLIYFRDNLADAETPLPQLQKSARQLDETLMQPIRQLLGNTKTILLSPDAALNLIPFEALVDENNQYLVENYHITYLTSGRDLLRLKDKFASQQSPLIVADPFYGKAGEKVALTRSIDLSEFTFPGLPGTEQEAKAIENILPQATVLTGSKATENAVKQVKKPNILHIATHGFFKPESNVLENPLLRSGLVLAGVTIGQSAGDDGVLTALETTNLNLVGTKLVVLSACDTGKGDIKIGQGVYGLRRALVIAGSESQLISLWKVSDDATKDLMVAYYGRLQKGEGRSEALRQIQLGMLKGEKQKHPFYWASFIPSGDATSMQFD